Proteins found in one Haemorhous mexicanus isolate bHaeMex1 chromosome 23, bHaeMex1.pri, whole genome shotgun sequence genomic segment:
- the UBE2J2 gene encoding ubiquitin-conjugating enzyme E2 J2 isoform X1 — MSSSSSNKRAPTTATQRLKQDYLRIKKDPVPYICAEPLPSNILEWHYVVRGPELTPYEGGYYHGKLIFPREFPFKPPSIYMITPNGRFKCNTRLCLSITDFHPDTWNPAWSVSTILTGLLSFMVEKGPTLGSIETSEFTKRQLAAQSLAFNLKDKVFCELFPEVVEEMKQKQKAQEELSSRSPLLPLPESHLPMQENHPKPPQITPNSTSPCRNSPKTHPVHPKFLSPVQKMKQKQRAQEELSSRPPSLPFPKFQFPMQETNQNHPTSPQIPLSCEGTHPKPPQISPNSSPPCRR; from the exons atgagcagcagcagcagcaataagAGGGCCCCCACCACAGCCACGCAGAGGCTGAAGCAGGATTACCTGAGGATCAAAAAGGATCCAGTGCCTTACATctgtgctgagcccctgccctccAACATCCTGGAATG GCACTACGTGGTGCGAGGGCCCGAGCTGACCCCCTATGAAG GTGGATATTACCACGGAAAATTAATATTCCCTCGAGAATTCCCTTTCAAACCCCCCAGTATTTATATGATCACCCCCAATGGAAGGTTCAAGTGCAACACAAG GCTCTGTCTGTCCATCACGGATTTCCACCCGGACACCTGGAACCCGGCCTGGTCGGTCTCCACCATCCTGACGGGGCTGCTGAGCTTCATGGTGGAGAAGggccccaccctgggcagcatCGAGACCTCCGAGTTCACC aaaaggcagctggctgcacagagcttagcatttaatttaaaagacaaagtCTTCTGTGAGCTCTTCCCTGAGGTGGTGGAG GAGatgaagcagaagcagaaggcccaggaggagctgagctccaGATCCCCCTTGCTGCCCCTGCCTGAATCCCACCTCCCCATGCAggaaaatcaccccaaaccaccccaaatcaccccaaattccacctccCCATGCAGGAACTcacccaaaacccacccagttcaccccaaattcctctccCCCGTGCAGAAGatgaagcagaagcagagggcccaggaggagctgagctccagacctccctctctgcccttccctAAATTCCAATTTCCCATGCAggaaaccaaccaaaaccaccccacaTCTCCCCAAATTCCACTTTCCTGTGAAGGAActcacccaaaacccccccaaatctccccaaattcctctcCCCCGTGCAGGAGatga
- the UBE2J2 gene encoding ubiquitin-conjugating enzyme E2 J2 isoform X2, whose protein sequence is MSSSSSNKRAPTTATQRLKQDYLRIKKDPVPYICAEPLPSNILEWHYVVRGPELTPYEGGYYHGKLIFPREFPFKPPSIYMITPNGRFKCNTRLCLSITDFHPDTWNPAWSVSTILTGLLSFMVEKGPTLGSIETSEFTKRQLAAQSLAFNLKDKVFCELFPEVVEEMKQKQKAQEELSSRPPSLPLPDVVPDGDAHLGHNGHALLPGHGAPAAGAAGGLQQPPRNHGLLGGALANLFVIVGFAAFAYTVKYVLRSIAQE, encoded by the exons atgagcagcagcagcagcaataagAGGGCCCCCACCACAGCCACGCAGAGGCTGAAGCAGGATTACCTGAGGATCAAAAAGGATCCAGTGCCTTACATctgtgctgagcccctgccctccAACATCCTGGAATG GCACTACGTGGTGCGAGGGCCCGAGCTGACCCCCTATGAAG GTGGATATTACCACGGAAAATTAATATTCCCTCGAGAATTCCCTTTCAAACCCCCCAGTATTTATATGATCACCCCCAATGGAAGGTTCAAGTGCAACACAAG GCTCTGTCTGTCCATCACGGATTTCCACCCGGACACCTGGAACCCGGCCTGGTCGGTCTCCACCATCCTGACGGGGCTGCTGAGCTTCATGGTGGAGAAGggccccaccctgggcagcatCGAGACCTCCGAGTTCACC aaaaggcagctggctgcacagagcttagcatttaatttaaaagacaaagtCTTCTGTGAGCTCTTCCCTGAGGTGGTGGAG GAGatgaagcagaagcagaaggcccaggaggagctgagctccagacccccctctctgcccctgcCCGACGTGGTGCCGGACGGGGACGCGCACCTGGGGCACAACGGGCACGCGCTGCTGCCCGGGCACGGCGCGCCGGCGGCCGGCGCGGccggggggctgcagcagccccccaggAACCACGGACTCTTGGGGGGAGCCCTGGCGAACTTGTTTGTCATCGTGGGCTTCGCCGCCTTCGCCTACACAGTCAAGTACGTGCTGAGGAGCATCGCCCAGGAGTGA